The Paenibacillus dendritiformis region CGAACGAATGAGAACCATCATGACATGCAGCTCGCTCGGCTTATGTCCTTCAATCGAACGGCGATGCCATTCCGCCTTGTTGAACAGCTTGAAGGCCCTCATCAGCCGCTCGGTTGTCGTTCCCTCCTCATGCATCTCGTTTACCCCCTCGTTACCTAAAATTCAAATTAATTAGGTAACCTATTTATTTGGTAACCTAATTATATTTTCGCAGCTAACCGATGTCAAACTCCAAAAAAAGGAGCTGCCCCTCCTTTATAGGAAAAGAGGAACAGCCTACTTTTTGAGTCCTTGCAGTTGTATCTTGACTGATTGCGCGCCGGTGAGCTCTTCTTCCAGCACGGTGTACCAGACCGCCCCATATGACGATCGAATGACCGGCGCCATCTTGATATCCATGACCTCTTGTTGTTCGTGGCGGGGAATGCGAACCTCCACATTGACGACATCCGGATCAGTAACGAGGCCGTAGAGTACGACCAGGTCAGTGCTGCCGAATGTTATAGCTTATCGATTCGGGAGGAGCGGGGTGGGGGAAGTCGTTGCGCACCCACCCGTTTATTTTCAACCCGCTTGATTGTAAAAAGGCGATGTTCATCTCTTTCAGATTCAAATCATGAAAAACGATAATGTCGATGTCTCCAGGTATAGTCTCCTGATGCAGCAGCTCGGCATCAAACCCCTGAGGCGTCAACCATTCTTCGGCCGATTCGGCTTCCGGACGAAACAGTAAAGCTGCTATCAAACCGATAAGCAAGAGCGCAGCCGCAACCCATCTTTTCATTAGAATCCGCTCCTGACCGCCTAGAAGGCACACTCATACATATTGAATATGCGCAGCCCGGCTCCAAAAACAACCGGGTTACATCGACGACAAGCGGCGCTCGATATAGGAATCGAACGCGGTCTTGATGACCGCCACCACAGGCACCGCGATGAACATCCCGATGAGCCCGAAGAAGCCGCCCCCGATAATAATCGCGAAAATAATCCACAGCGGGCCGATGCCCACCTTGTTCCCGATGACCTTCGGGCCAATATAATAGCCGTCCAGCTGCTGGATAATGAAAATAAACAGCACGTTCCACAGCGCCTGCATCGGGGACACGAGCAAGGTGATCAGGCCGACGAACAACATGCCGATGAACGGTCCGAAATAGGGAATGACATTCGTGACGCCCACGACTAGAGCGGCTAGCAGCGCGAACGGCGATTGTAGAATCAGCAGCCCCACAAATACGATAGAACCGATAATCATCGCATCCAAAATGACCCCGACAAAATATTGGGAAAAGGTCGTATCGATCCGCTTGACGAAATCAACCACCGATGACGCCCGCCCCTGTCCCAACAGGGCAACCAGAATCTTCTGCGTGCCACGGCCAATCGCTTCCTTGTCCTTCAGCAGATAAATCGATACGATGAAGCCGATAACGAGATTCAGCAGCGTCGTCGTTAGCGACAGCAGGCCGGACAGTAAGTTGTTCAGGATGAGCCGGACGAACTCGCTGATCTGGCTGGAAGCGGACGAGAGGAACTCCCCTAGCTTGGCGTCGATCCCGGATTGGGCGAACCATTCCTGCTCCAGCACATGGCCGCGTATCCATTGCTCCGTCCCCGCGATATATTGAGGCAATCCCGCGAGCAGCGTGCTGACGCTGTCAATAATTCTCGGGGTGATTACCGTAATAACGATGAAGATCAATCCGAGGAACAGCGTATAAACAATAAGAATGCTGTACAGCCTGCGCAGCCGCTGCCGTGAGAACAGCTTCGCCTCCAGCGCGTTGACCAGCGGCCGGAGCAAATAAGCGATAAAAAAAGCAATGAAAAAAGGCGTCATCAAGGACATCACCGTAGAGAAAAAATGCAGGACGCCCCCAATATTGTCCACCAGCTTGTACAGCAGCAGCCCCGCGGTGAACAGGCCCAAATAGTATAATGTTTTGCGATCCCTGAACATCGTTCCCTCCTGAACTTCTTCGTGGTGTAGGTTGCCGCATGTTCCGGACGGCAGGCCGGTATAGCGAATCAGGAGGACTTTTTGCCCTTCTCTTTGTCTTTATCCTTGTCCTTCGCCATTTGCTTCTCCAGATCGTCAATCATCTTCTCGGCCAGACGCTTATACGTATTCGCCTGATGAATGAAGGTCAATACGGCCAGCAGCGTAAAGGCCTGGCTATCCCCGGCCGAGGCCACCGCTTCGGTCTGGGCCGCCACGGCACTCTCCAACTGAAGAGCCTGCTCCTCCTTCAGCCGCAGGAACTGCTCGTACACCTTCCATCCGTCGACATCCTCCCGATGAAGCGTACCCTGGAACAGCGTCTTGATGTCACCGATGGACAGCGTCTGCTTCAAATGATAGATCAGCGCCATTTGAATGATATGCTCGGGAGAATACTTCTTATTCTTCGCCGGAAGCAGCAGTTTGTCCTTGGTATAATTATTGATCATCGTCTTCGTCAGCAGCTTGTCCTCGGGATGCCGTTTCGTCGGCTCCAGCACGCTTTCGAACAACGTGATGACCTGATCCATATAGAGATCGAGCTTCGGGATTTCCGCCGGCTCGATGTCCGGCATGCCCGCGATGCCCCGGTACAGGGCTTCGATATGCTCCTTCGCGGTTGCGTCTTCCATGTCTTCCTCTCCTTCATGCCTGGGGGCGCAACTGAAAATGATGCTGTCCCGTTCATTTCTCCATACTAACATATGCAAAAGACAAGAGGCTACAATGCAAAAAACTCTTCTATTTACTTCTCTGAATCACATGTTATAATTTATATATAACACCATGTAGTTTTCATTACTACATAACATTTTTTGTTAACACATCTAATGCGCGGGCACGCGTTAATCATAAATAGGGCAGGATAGCCGGATACTAGTTCATGGGAGGTTCGATTGAAGATGGAAAAGCCATGCAATATCGTCTTGTACGGCGATTCGATTGCGAAGGGGATCGTGTACGATGAAGAGAAAGGCAGATACGCCAAGCTGGCCGACAGCTTCGGGCAGCTCGTTCAGCGCCGCCTGAACGGGATCGTGACGAACGCGGGTCGCTTCGGCTGCCTCGTTACGAAGGGAGCCGAGAAGCTGAAGCAGGATGTCCTGAGCCGGCGCCCGGATATCGTGCTGCTGGAATTCGGGGGCAATGATTGCGACTTCGATTGGGACAAAATCGCCCGGCAGCCCGGGGATCTGCATGAGCCGAACACGGATCTGGAGCGCTACACGCAGACGTTGAAGGACATGATTCGCACCTTGAAGGACCACGGGATCGTTCCGGTGCTGATGTCCCTGCCGCCGCTGGATGCGGATCGGTATTTCCGGTGGATCAGCAAGAACGACGACTCCGCCGCCGCGAACATCCTTGCCTGGCTGGGCAGCGTCAGCCGGATTTATTGGTGGCATGAACGCTACAATGCCGCCATCATCCGGGTCGCAGAGGAGATGAATACGCGCTGGATCGATGTGAGAGGCGCGTTCCTGCGGGCATTCGATTACCGGAATTATCTGTGCGCCGACGGGATACACCCGAACGAGCAAGGCCATCAGGTGATTGCCCAGGAGCTGATGAGCTATTTGGAGAGCCGATACCGTCATTTGTTGAAATGCTAAATGAGCAGGCCGGATGACTGTCTATTCAGGCAATCACCCGGCTTGCTTGGCTTATTCGATATCCGGCCCATCCGATCCGGGAAGCCGATAATTCATCCACTCCCCCGGGAGCAGCTGCCGGTAGGGCGTCTGCAGGAAGCGGTCGTCGATCAGTACGAGCGTCCCGGTGTCGCGCTCCGAACGGATCAGCCTTCCTCCGGCTTGAAGCACCTTGTTCATCCCGGGATAGACATAGGCATAGTTGTACCCGTTTTTCCCCGTGCGGTTGACGTAGTCGCGAATGATGTTCCGCTCCAGGCCGAGCTGAGGCAGGCCGACGCCGACGACGATGACGCCCGTCAACCGGTCTCCCTGGAGGTCTACCCCTTCCGAGAATACGCCGCCGAGCACGGCGAACCCGACCAGCGTGCCTGTCCGATCCGGCTGGAAGGCATCCAGGAACCGCTCCCGCTCCTCCTCTGTCATCCGCGCCTCCTGCACCAGCATTTCGACCGGGCTTCCTTCTGCCATGAAGGCTTCGTATACCTCGTGCAAGTACGGATACGAAGGGAAGAACACCAAATAATTGCCGCCCCGCTCCTCTACCACGCGCCGAATCGCCTGCACGAGCGGCAGCTTCGTCCGTTCCCGATCCCGGTACCGGGTAGACAGCGGGTGCAGCCGCACATCCCACTGCGCCGGATCGAACGGGGAAGGAAGAGAGAGCGTGTAATCCTCTTCCCGATTGCCGCCCAGCAGGTCCATATAATAGGACATCGGCGTCAAGGTCGCAGAGAAGCGCACAATCGATCGATACCGCTTGCCCGCCTGAGCGAGCAGGAAGGACGGATCGAGACAGAACAGCTTCAGCCGGACCTCATTCCGCTCGACTTCGGCATACGTCGTGAACCGCTCATCGTAGAGCTTCGCGATGCGGACGAAGCTTGACGCAGCGAAATAGGCGTCGAGCAGCATCGTATGGGCCGGCGATCCGCCGCCGCCCAGCAGGACCGGTTCGGCTTGGGCGATGAACCCGTCCAGCAGCGCCAGCAGTTCTTCGGGCAGCTCCATGTCCGTCAGGCCGCCCTGATCCGCACACTGCTTCCGCAAGGCGATGAAATAGGCATTCACCGCTTGAGCCGCGTCGTGGATCGGGCGATTCACTCCCTTGAACTCGCGCTTCAGCTGCAGGAACGCGGACTTGACCAGTTCGGCCGAATACATATCCCGCGCCCGGTCGACGAGATTATGCGCCTCATCGATCAGGAGCCCCGTCTCCTTCTTCTGCTCTTCCGCCCACCGCTTCATCGAGACGCGCGGATCGAACACATAATTATAATCGCAAATGACCGCATCGGCCGCATACGCGAGATCGAGCGAAAATTCAAACGGGCATACCCGGTGCTTGCGGGCGTACTCCTCAATGACCGGACGGGTCATCTGCGTCTCATGGGACAATATATCCATGATCGCCCCGTTAATCCGGTCATAATAGCCGTCGGCATATTCGCAATAATCCGGCTGGCAGCGGGTCTCCTCCTGGAAGCAGATCTTGTCCTTGGCGGTCAACGTAACCGATTGCATGCAGAGTCCCTTCGACGCCAGCCGCGCGCAAGCATCCTCGGCAGCCGCGCGCGTCGTCGTCTTGGCCGTAATATAGAGAATCCGCCGGATCAGCCCTTCCCCCATCGCCTTGACCGCAGGGTACAAGGTCGACATCGTCTTGCCGATGCCGGTCGGTGCCATGGCGAACAGGCCGCTGCCCTGAGCAATCGACGTATATACGGCGCCGGCCAGCTTCCTCTGTCCTGCCCGGTACGTGTCGAACGGGAACGGCAGCTCCCGGATGCTCTCCTGCCGCCGCTGCTCGTGGTCCCGCCGCATCGCCGCGTACGGCGCATACCGTCCGATGACGTCCAGCACGAAGGCCTCCAGCTCGGCGAAGGTCAGCACCCGCTTGAACCGCTTCGCTTCTTCCGTGCGGACATGGACATAGGTCAACTGCACCGCCATCCGATCGCGGCCATGCTCCTTCGCATACATATAGGCGTAGCAGCAGGCCTGCGCCCAATGCACAGGATACGCATCCTCCGTAATCAAGCTGACGTCCCCCGATGTCGACTTGATCTCGTCTATCGTCTCCTCGCCGGACAGAAGCAGGCCGTCACAGCGGCCGTCGATCTTGAAGCTTAGATCGCCGTACCGGATGTCGGCCTGCAAATACACTTCCTTGTGGTCCGTCTCTCCATAGCTTTCCTGCACCCGCTGATGGGCCTTCGTCCCGTCCGTCATCGAGCTGGCGGCCCGGAAGCCGCTGTCGATGCTGCCGCTGAGGAACACATGCTCCACCAGCGAACGTACGGATAATTGTATCGTATACGTCATCGCATTCTCCCGATTCCTGTCATTGCCTGAATCTGTAACTCATTATACCGATTATACCGCAATTCAGGCCACAGTGCCGGGTGCACAGCGTTCATGACCTCGCCGCCAATTTCGCGAGTCCCCCGCAGCCGCCTGCAGCAAGCCCACCTGCATCCAGCCGGCCTGCAGCAGATTCGTGTTCAGCGAGCAGAACCGAACAGCTCACTTCGTTCCCTGGCCCGCTGCTTCCAATCCGCGCACATACGTATGAAGCATCCGCTTCAGGCTCTCATCCCGCTCCAGCTCCATGCGGAAGCCCTGCTTCATCTCCAGCGTAGCGAAGCCATGCAGCAGGCTGCGCAGACCGCGCACGACATGGAAGGCGTCGGCCTTCTCGTACTTATATTCGCCAAGCACAGCGAGCAGCAGCTCCAATATCGAGTCGGATGCGGCTTGAATATCCGGGTCATTGAAATCCGGCGGCGACATCGTCGCTTCGTATACTCCCGGATGCTGGCGGACGAAGTTGACGTAAGCGAAGCCGATCGCATCGATGGCCGCCTCGCCCGACTTCCCCACCGCCGCGCGCGCCAGCGACTCTCTCAGTTGCAGCAGGCCGTAATGAGCCAGCCCGGTGCGCAGCCCCGGAAGCCCCTGAACATGATTGTACAGCGAGGGCGACTTAATGCCGAGCCGCTCCGCAATCGCGGCCAGCGTCACTTGGCTGAGCCCATCCGCATCCGCAATCTCTGCGGCGGTGTGCACTATTAATGAACGATCAATGGATTTCCTTGGCATGATGCTGATTCCTCCATACTTGTTCTACTTCTTGAATCGCCTTGTCGATCGCTGGCGCCGGATGCGGCAGCATCGGCCCATGGCCGACCGCCAGCAAGGTCGGCTCCAACGCGCGCAGCTTGCGCGCGCTCGCGATCGATTCCCCCAAGTTCCAGGTGGCGAACGCCGGGAACGGGAACCGCAGCTTCATCTTGCCGGACACGGCCACGCCGCCCTGCGTCTGGAAGGCATCTCCGGCGATAAGAGCCCGGCTGCGCGTGTCGAGGAAGGCCATCAGCCCCGGCGTATGCCCCGGCGCGGCGACAGCGAGCAAAGAGCCGATGCGATCGCCGTCACACAGCAGCCGATCCGGCACCGTCTTGACCGAGGCCGGCACCCCGCCGCGAATCGGCATCGCAGCCTCTCCCGGCTCCAGCGAGCGGTCGCCGCGCAGCAGCTTGGCATCCCGCTGCGAGATGGATACCTCCGCGCCCGGCAGCGCGTCCTTCAAAGCATCCAGCGAACCGACATGGTCGTCATGGGCATGCGTCAAGACGATGCGGGTAATCGGCTTGCCCAACTCGGCGGCCGTTCTCAGGATGCCCTTCAGACTAAGGGGCAGCCCGGCATCGATCAAGGTGAGCTCCTTCTCTTCTTCGACCAGATATACATTTACAGGGAACAGTCCCGGGAACCACGTTAATTGATAGACATGCTCATGGCGGGTTACGCGCATGGCAATCACCTCCGATTGCTTAACTAATTATATTAGTATAATAACTAACTATATTAGTTTTTGCAATCTTTATTTTTGTCTCCTCCCACATTTTGAGCAAATACCTTTCCCGGAGAGTCATCACTGCGCCATTGCAGACTTAAAACAGCGGGATTCATACAGGCCGGACAACAAAAAACACCCGCGCAGGGTGTTTTTTGGCGCTGTGCTCCGGGATGGCTTCCATTTGTGGGGCGTGGCGAGCTTAGTCCACTCTTCTCCGGGGGGTCATGTTCGTCGTAGCGATCTTGTTCTGTCTATCTTGGCTGGTCAGGTTCGACGTTTCGAGCTTGCTCTGCCCTATCCTGCTTGCTCAGGTTCGACGTGGCAAGTTGCTCTGCTCTATCCCGGTTGTTCAGGTTCGACGTTTCGAGCCTGCTCTGCACCTATCCTGATTGCTCAGGTTCGACGTGGCAAGTTGCTCTGCACCTATCCTGATCGGTCGGGTTCGACGTGGCAAGTTGCTCTGCTCTACCCCAGTTGCGCAGCAGGTCCGCCTGAAAGTCCGGTTGGTCCAGTTAGGTAAGTTAGTTAGTCCGGTTAGTTAAGTTAGTTAATTCAGTTAGTCCAGTTAATTCAGTTGTTTCGGCTAGTTCAGTTTGTGGAGTTGAGTGAAAATCCTGCATAGCCGCATCATTTTACGCCAGATAATCATATATTCGACAGAATTCCTGCAAAATTACATCTTTTCGCCCTACTTTGTCTGCTTTTCAGTCGATTAGGTGGAAATTCCTGCACTTTTGCAGTATTCCGATCAAGACATAGACGCCGACATGCAAATACTGCACTTTTGCAGTTTTGCCGCGGCGTTTCCGAGCCGCTCGATGCAACAAGGGATAATCGGGGCAGCTCACGCGCCCCGGACAAGTCCGCCACTTCCCCCTATCCCCTTAGTATCCCTAGGTTATCCTGAGTTCCCCTTGGTTTCCCTTGGTTTCCCTTGGTTTCTCTGAGTTTCTCTGGGTTTCTCTTGCTTTCTCTACTTTTCTCTGGGTTTCACTGAGTTTCCCGGGTTTCCCTGAGTTCCCCTGTCTGTCCCCATTTGTTCCCCTTATGGTTCCACTGCCGCTTCCACTTGCGGGACGACCGCTTCATGCAGGTAGCGGTCCAGCTCTGCGGCGCCGCTCGCCTTTTGCTCCGGCGTCCAGCCCAGGTGAGCGGCCATCCACTCGATGGCCGGCTGCTTCCATTGCCGGACCCATTCGATGTCGAAGAAAAGGGCGCCGGTTCTTCGAATGAAGAAGTCGGCCGGCTTGAGCGCCATCTCTTCCTCCACCGCGTATACGAGCGGAATGAGGACTTCAAGCGGGAGGCCGCCGGATGCGGCTTCGTCGCGGTACCGCTCCGCCAGCGCGAAGAGGCGGTCCGCATTCGAGCCGTACATGCGAGCCCACCGCTTGGCCAACGCGGCATCCAGACCGCGGCGGATGCCCTCCTCCATCTTCGCCTCCACGAAGCCCGGGAAGGCGGAGGAGCCGCCGACATCGCCGCCGGCGATCGGCATCTGCTTCGTCTTGACCGGCACGAACGGGCGGTCGTCTTCCTTGGCCAGCCGCTGCATGACGCGATCGACGACCGTCTCCGCCATCTTGCGGTATCCGGTCAGCTTGCCGCCGGCGATCGTGATCAGGCCGGAAGGCGACTCCCAGATTTCATCCCGGCGCGAGATCTCGGATGCGCTCTTTCCTTCCTCATAGATGAGCGGTCTGACCCCGGCCCAGCTCGATTCGATATCGTCGGCGGTCAGCCGCACCGACGGGAACATGAACGCGATAGCGTCCATAATATAATCGCGGTCTTCCTTCGTCATGACGGGATGGGCGGGGTCACCCTTGTAGAACGTGTCGGTCGTGCCGACATACGTTTTGCCGTCACGCGGAATCGCGAAGACCATCCGCCCGTCAGGCGTATCGAAATAGATCGCTTGCTTGAGCGGGAACTTCGCCTGGTCGATGACGAGATGCACACCTTTGGACAATTGCAGATGCTTGCCCGTCTTCGAGTGATCCCGCTCGCGAAGCTCATCCACCCATGGGCCCGCCGCATTAATGATCGTCTTGGCATAGAACTCATACTCCTTGCCATCCGCCTGATCCACGACGCGCACGCCGCATAGCTTCCCATTCTCATAGAGGAAGGACTCGGCCTTCATATAATTCAGCGCCATCGCTCCGTGGCGGACGGCTTCCTTCATGACTTCGATCGTCAAGCGCGCGTCATCCGTCCGGTACTCTACGTAATAACCGCCGCCCAGCAAGCCTTCCCGCTTCAGCAGCGGTTCACGCTCTACCGTCTCTTGCGCGGACAGCATGCGCCGGCGCTCGCTATGCTTGACCCCGGCGAGGAAGTCGTAGACACGCAAGCCAATGCCGGTGCTGAACTTGCCGAAGGTCCCGCCGCGGTGAATCGGCAGCAGCATCCATTCCGGAGTCGTCACATGGGGGCCGTTCTCATAGACGATGGCCCGTTCCTTGCCGACCTCTGCTACCGTGCTTATATCGAACTGTTTCAAATACCGGAGCCCGCCATGCACCAGCTTCGTCGAACGGCTGGACGTTCCGGCCGCGAAATCCTGCATCTCGAACAAGGCCGTCGTCAGTCCGCGGGTCTCCGCATCGAGCGCGATGCCCGCTCCGGTAATGCCGCCGCCGATTACAATGACGTCCAGCGGCGTCTGGCCCATAGCATGCGCGATCCGCTCGCGATGTGCAGAAGAGAATGTTGCAGTTGTCATAGGTGAACCTCCTCGTTGCAGTAACGTCAAATATTAGGTCGTCTCTCCGAAAGAAAAACTGCAACAACACCACAGCCTCAGACTGTCATGCGATTGCAGTTCCCCCCGTTCTCCAACTGAATGATTTTATTAACTTGTGCGCAAATATAAACCAAGAAATCCGATACGCCCGGCTTATTTGAATGCTTTGGTCGCCGCAATGGCCGTCTTCCAGCCTGCGTACAGCGCTTCCCGCCGCTCCTGCGGCAGCGCCGGTTGGAAATCGCGCTCGATGCTCCAGAGCGAGTAGATCTCCTCCCGGCTCTCCCAGTAGCCGACCGCAAGCCCTGCGAGATAAGCGGCTCCCAACGCGGTCGTCTCGCTGACTTGCGGGCGTTCCACCGGCACGCCCAGCATATCGCTCTGGAACTGCATCAGGAAATTATTTTGCACCGCGCCCCCGTCCACGCGCAGCGTCGTCAATTCTATCGAAGAGTCCGCCTCCATCGCCTGAAGCACATCCAGCGTCTGATAAGCGAGAGACTCCAGCGTCGCCCGAATCAGATGCTCCTTCGACGTGCCGCGCGTCAAGCCGAAGACGGCGCCCTTCACTTCGCTGTCCCAATATGGCGTTCCCAGCCCGACGAAGGCCGGCACGACGTATACGCCATCGGTCGAGCCGACGCGGCTCGCATATTGCTCGCTGTCGGCGGCGTCTTTGAACATGCGCAGGCCATCGCGCAGCCACTGTATCGCCGAACCGGCCACGAATACGCTGCCCTCAAGAGCATATTCCACCTTGCCGTCAATCCCCCACGCAATCGTCGTCAGCAGTCCATGAGAGGATTGAACGGCCTGCTCGCCCGTATTCATAAGCATGAAGCACCCGGTTCCGTACGTGTTTTTGGCCATGCCGGGCTTGAAGCAAGCTTGCCCGAACAGGGCGGCCTGCTGGTCTCCGGCGATGCCGGCAATCGGAACCCGCTCGCCGAAGAAATGATAGTCGGCCGTCTGGCCGTAGATCTCGGAGGAGGAGCGCACCTCAGGCAGCATCTGCTTCGGAATATCCAGAATTTCCAGCAGCTCGTCGTCCCATTTCAGCTCATGGATGTTGTACATCAGCGTGCGGGACGCGTTACTGTAATCCGTCACGTGCGCTTCCCCGTCGGTCAGCTTCCAGATCAGCCACGTATCGATGGTGCCGAACAGCAGCTCCCCGCGTTCCGCTCTCTCCCGGGCGCCCGGGACATGATCAAGGATCCATTTCACCTTCGTGCCGGAAAAATAAGAATCGATCAGCAGCCCGGTCTTCGATCGGAACAGCTCACTATGCCCCGCCGCCTGAAGCTCGTCGCAGATCGCTTTCGTCTGCCGCGATTGCCATACAATCGCATGATAGATAGGGCGGCCTGACTCCTTATCCCAGACGACGGCCGTCTCGCGCTGATTCGTAATGCCGATGCCGGCGATCTGACTCGGCTTCACGCCCGATTCAATAAGACAAGTCGCAATGACAGCGAGCACGGTTCCCCAGATCTCCTGCGCATTATGCTCTACCCACCCCGGTTCAGGGAAAATTTGCGTAAACTCTTTTTTGGCCATATGAATAATCTCGCCGGATCTGTTGAACAAAATCGCCCTGGAACTGGTCGTCCCCTGATCAATCGATAAAATATACTTCTCCATCACCGATTCCTCCAATTCATCTAATGAACTGCGCCATGACCTGCGCATAAGCCCCTATAATCTCGCCTGGGCCGATACTTTGCCGTCTCGCCGGGAAGTGAGCAATGCAATGATCACGATGACGAGAACGATGCCGGATACGACCCAGACGAGGGTATCCGCTTGCCCGAGGAACACCGTTTTGTAGAAGAGTCCGCCCAATGCGCCCCCAATCATCGGGCCTGCGACAGGAACCCAGGCATATGCCCAATTGGAACCGCCTTTGCCTGGAATGGGAAGCAGCATATGCATAATTCTCGGGCCGAGGTCGCGCGCGGGATTGATCGCGTACCCGGTCGTTCCGCCCAGCGACAAGCCGATGCTCACAATAAGAAAGCCGACAATGAACGGACCGAGCCCGGCCGTAAGCTCATTGGCGCCAATCGCCAAAATGACGAGAACGAGAATAAACGTCCCGATAATCTCGCTGATCAGATTTCCGAAAAGATGCGGCGCCGCCGGCCCTGTCGCGA contains the following coding sequences:
- a CDS encoding MIP/aquaporin family protein translates to MSAFWGELIGTMILIALGGGVCAGVALKRSYAANSGWIVIAMGWGLAVAMAAYAVGPISGAHLNPALTVGMALIGKFPWADVPAYIAAQLLGAMAGAALVYLHYLPHWKLTEDAAAKLGVFATGPAAPHLFGNLISEIIGTFILVLVILAIGANELTAGLGPFIVGFLIVSIGLSLGGTTGYAINPARDLGPRIMHMLLPIPGKGGSNWAYAWVPVAGPMIGGALGGLFYKTVFLGQADTLVWVVSGIVLVIVIIALLTSRRDGKVSAQARL